One segment of Zymoseptoria tritici IPO323 chromosome 2, whole genome shotgun sequence DNA contains the following:
- a CDS encoding hydrophobin-like protein (Hydrophobin. Similar to Class II hydrophobins) translates to MQFIILAVAALAAATPARLRERAPINVCPALDSPECCQADVDGVLALTCSPPSGEVYTADGLEKDCAASGLSAFCCTLPLAGDALLCSPA, encoded by the exons ATGCAATTCATCATCCTTGCCGTCGCCGCTCTGGCCGCCGCTACCCCAGCCCGCCTCCGCGAGCGAGCTCCGATCAACGTCTGTCCGGCTCTCGACAGCCCTGAGTGCTGCCAGGCGGATGTCGACGGCGTTCTTGCTTTGACTTGCTCTCCTC CATCGGGTGAGGTCTACACGGCCGATGGTCTTGAGAAGGACTGTGCTGCGAGCGGGTTGAGTGCTTTTTGCTGTACTCTTCCTTTG GCTGGTGATGCGCTGCTTTGCAGCCCTGCTTAG
- a CDS encoding sensor histidine kinase/response regulator (histidine kinase) has product MIATLYAEAVVGLRRSAQGQAVSSRDLSLTAFAQLIALRLHAKRGIISLFDKERQYIIAEATRTLSLQQDAVHDVADEIQFGASVLERHDGDFYRRTLRGRFYEVNDLVADEKYASHPLVTNKTYSARSYAGVPIKTPTGYTIGVLSFLDDRKRDAGLTHEEVTFMHDVAKTVMAHLEGCRTIVRHGRGIKMVTGLSRFVEGKAGADEELEGSYRDTNDMRDRQAAQTSSLQASGRTNAMNAASNAERFDDYQRSYDASGRSPHIMKASQGPHARLLEETTSSVQGNSETASQTLSTKSSFDPQDGISKEKRSCFERAAGIINTSMNLAGTLFLDAAVGEFAQFRNTAGESTTSPDSDGSNSGGSAAAVRTRSPNKFDQKPCRQIASAYDFTSTEENHVLHGPIPERFLKSLMRRYPYGKIWTLDANGNTSSDEFSESSAATDQTSVESDRPSTPKPAPKPKRKRAQPDGAVLAQLFPGVRSLALMPMYDSARERFFAGAVVWTYDPVRILTMQDDANYLGAFCDVIMAEVGRLDAQSEARAKTSFISSISHELRSPLHGILGGIEVLQDKDNAAVQEDMLQMIEASGKSLLDIVNHLLEHAHSSSELRLQKPNKAFRSREAGSARPAITRYNTGSQHQPPHDIALLTEEVLDTALWSTPKPTPLSDKDRRRGSMDFGTGSAAAPIKVILEVESNDFNDEAWLFRVNSGAWRRIVQNLTTNSLKYTDDGGYLKLSLSARPPDEDSVAKGKTVVELLVVDSGRGMSKSFLKFGLWQAFSQEDAQSQGTGLGLSLVHGIVKEMGGAIDVQSSKGVGTAIRVTIPLPRAPPVRHLSSENDQPEFEMTTKERLKYCTYTAIGFGDDDGVGDRATQASGILKESIAVAFKSYGMRTTEPGETAQIYIMPEHKAAQLARAEPQNDIETAACRKPAIVLCHSVASSRALANAGGHLTNAVHVAQPLGPRKLLKALTTCLERLSSSALPGLKPLRYDAPAAHEAQGPALTPHRVPSRPLIPSKRKTSDDSNLPMLRHTRWPSSPSMELLPTTPRPGVAASGLRTLLVDDNELNLSLLKTYMRRNGHGYTCARNGVEAVHAYKEAYSASFDSTTPILVLMDLTMPIMGGLEATRQIRAFEREQVHNSDRGSRSTSNAGLSGEDMDSRRSSLKGSHPPSAVVVALTAISGSETKMAAFGSGVDLYLTKPVGFKNLGEILKGLLEDSRRA; this is encoded by the exons ATGATCGCGACTCT ATATGCCGAAGCAGTGGTTGGACTACGGCGCTCTGCTCAAGGTCAAGCGGTGTCCTCGCGAGATCTTTCGCTGACTGCCTTCGCACAATTGATTGCGTTGAGGCTCCATGCCAAGCGTGGAATCATATCGCTATTCGACAAGGAAAGGCAGTACATTATCGCGGAGGCGACCAGGACCCTCAGTCTACAACAAGATGCCGTGCATGATGTCGCCGATGAGATCCAATTCGGAGCCTCGGTATTGGAGCGGCATGATGGCGATTTCTACCGGAGGACATTGAGAGGCCGCTTCTACGAAGTCAACGACCTTGTGGCTGACGAGAAATATGCCAGCCATCCTCTTGTGACAAACAAGACGTACTCCGCAAGATCATACGCAGGTGTCCCGATCAAAACGCCCACGGGATACACCATCGGCGTTCTATCATTCCTCGATGATCGCAAGCGGGATGCTGGGCTGACGCATGAAGAAGTCACATTCATGCACGATGTGGCGAAGACTGTTATGGCTCACCTCGAAGGGTGTCGTACGATAGTCCGGCACGGTCGTGGCATCAAAATGGTCACCGGACTAAGTCGCTTTGTGGAGGGTAAAGCTGGAGCTGATGAAGAATTAGAAGGCTCATATCGTGACACGAATGACATGCGGGACCGGCAAGCGGCACAGACATCGAGCTTGCAAGCTTCCGGACGTACGAACGCCATGAATGCTGCGAGCAATGCGGAGAGATTCGACGACTATCAGCGAAGCTACGACGCGTCTGGCAGATCGCCACATATCATGAAAGCAAGTCAAGGTCCCCATGCACGATTGCTCGAAGAGACGACAAGCTCTGTACAGGGCAACAGCGAGACAGCTTCACAAACTCTGTCAACCAAAAGCTCGTTCGACCCTCAAGATGGCATCTCCAAAGAGAAACGAAGTTGTTTTGAACGTGCCGCTGGCATCATCAACACTTCGATGAACCTGGCCGGCACTCTGTTCTTAGACGCCGCCGTGGGCGAATTTGCCCAGTTCCGCAACACTGCAGGAGAGAGCACGACAAGTCCCGACAGTGATGGCTCCAACAGCGGAGGCTCGGCAGCCGCTGTCAGGACACGCAGCCCGAACAAATTTGACCAGAAGCCATGCAGACAGATTGCTTCCGCTTACGACTTTACGTCGACGGAAGAGAATCACGTCTTGCATGGTCCGATACCCGAACGCTTCCTTAAATCCTTGATGCGAAGATATCCCTACGGCAAGATTTGGACGCTGGATGCCAATGGCAATACCTCGTCAGATGAGTTCTCCGAGAGCAGTGCTGCGACCGACCAAACGTCCGTGGAGTCAGACCGACCTTCTACGCCCAAGCCCGCTCCAAAGCCAAAGCGTAAGCGAGCTCAACCAGACGGCGCTGTCTTAGCACAATTGTTCCCCGGAGTGCGCTCATTAGCTTTGATGCCGATGTACGATTCCGCCCGAGAGCGATTCTTTGCTGGCGCCGTAGTCTGGACTTACGATCCGGTACGCATTTTGACAATGCAGGACGACGCCAACTATCTTGGTGCCTTCTGCGATGTCATCATGGCAGAAGTCGGACGACTAGACGCGCAGTCAGAGGCGCGGGCAAAGACAAGTTTCATATCTTCGATCTCGCACGAGTTGAGGTCTCCACTCCACGGGATTCTGGGCGGCATCGAAGTTCTACAAGACAAGGACAATGCAGCCGTCCAAGAAGATATGCTGCAGATGATTGAGGCTTCCGGAAAGTCTTTGCTGGATATTGTGAATCATCTTCTGGAGCACGCCCACAGTTCATCGGAACTTCGCTTACAAAAGCCGAATAAAGCTTTTCGAAGCAGAGAGGCTGGCTCTGCAAGACCAGCCATCACCCGCTACAACACTGGATCACAGCATCAGCCTCCCCACGACATAGCACTACTTACGGAAGAGGTGCTCGACACGGCTCTTTGGTCTACACCCAAGCCCACGCCCCTCTCCGACAAAGATCGCCGGCGAGGAAGCATGGACTTTGGCACTggctccgccgccgctcctATCAAAGTCATACTAGAAGTCGAGTCGAACGATTTCAACGATGAAGCTTGGCTCTTCAGAGTGAACAGCGGCGCCTGGAGGCGTATTGTTCAGAATCTTACCACCAATTCGCTGAAGTATACCGACGACGGCGGGTATCTGAAACTGTCATTATCTGCCCGGCCTCCGGATGAGGACTCTGTCGCTAAAGGAAAAACCGTGGTGGAGCTACTCGTCGTCGACTCCGGCAGAGGCATGTCCAAGTCTTTCCTCAAGTTCGGGTTGTGGCAAGCGTTCTCTCAAGAAGACGCCCAGTCGCAGGGCACCGGTCTTGGTCTGAGTCTTGTTCACGGAATTGTGAAAGAGATGGGCGGCGCGATCGACGTTCAGAGTAGCAAAGGCGTCGGCACGGCAATCCGGGTGACGATTCCGCTACCTCGGGCGCCGCCTGTACGCCATCTGAGCTCGGAGAATGACCAACCAGAATTCGAGATGACGACGAAAGAGAGGCTGAAATATTGCACTTACACTGCCATTGGCTTCGGAGATGATGACGGAGTGGGAGATAGGGCCACGCAAGCAAGCGGTATTCTGAAAGAATCCATCGCAGTTGCTTTCAAATCTTATGGAATGAGGACGACAGAACCCGGCGAAACAGCACAAATCTACATCATGCCCGAGCACAAAGCAGCGCAGCTGGCTCGAGCAGAACCACAGAATGACATCGAGACAGCAGCATGCAGGAAGCCCGCGATTGTACTTTGCCACTCAGTCGCTTCTTCGCGAGCCCTGGCCAATGCTGGCGGTCATCTGACCAATGCAGTCCACGTCGCACAGCCTCTTGGGCCCCGGAAGTTGCTTAAGGCGCTGACTACTTGTCTTGAGAGGCTTTCGTCTTCCGCTCTCCCGGGTCTGAAACCTTTGCGATATGACGCCCCAGCAGCACACGAAGCACAAGGTCCAGCTCTGACACCCCACAGAGTACCTTCGCGCCCTCTTATTCCGTCCAAAAGAAAAACCTCAGATGACTCAAACCTTCCTATGCTCCGGCACACCCGCTGGCCGTCATCTCCAAGTATGGAACTTTTGCCCACCACCCCACGACCCGGAGTAGCAGCATCAGGACTTCGaactctcctcgtcgacgacaaCGAGCTGAACCTCTCCCTGCTGAAGACTTACATGCGCCGCAACGGCCACGGCTACACCTGCGCCCGTAACGGCGTCGAAGCCGTGCACGCCTACAAAGAAGCCTACTCCGCCTCTTTCGACTCTACAACCCCGATACTAGTCCTCATGGACCTCACAATGCCCATCATGGGCGGTCTCGAAGCTACTCGACAAATCCGAGCGTTCGAACGGGAGCAAGTTCATAATTCGGACCGCGGGTCGAGAAGTACGTCCAACGCTGGTTTATCTGGTGAGGATATGGATAGCAGAAGGAGTTCGCTGAAAGGATCGCATCCACCATCGGCCGTGGTCGTTGCGCTGACGGCAATCTCGGGCAGCGAAACGAAGATGGCAGCGTTTGGGAGTGGAGTGGATTTGTACCTGACCAAGCCAGTGGGGTTCAAGAATTTGGGAGAGATCTTGAAGGGGCTTTTGGAGGATTCGAGACGAGCTTGA